One Terriglobales bacterium DNA segment encodes these proteins:
- a CDS encoding cupredoxin family copper-binding protein — MKKTLRIFGLTALVVTSFTLLACGQKTQSAGPGNQPAQAAAENQSASATQVKIDNFSFTPQTLTVTAGTTVTWTNGDDVPHNVVSTDKVFKSKTMDTDEKFSYTFTKPGTYGYFCSIHPKMTATVVVK, encoded by the coding sequence GTGAAGAAAACTCTTAGAATTTTTGGACTGACTGCATTAGTCGTGACTTCATTCACGCTGCTGGCGTGCGGTCAGAAGACACAGAGCGCTGGTCCTGGCAATCAACCTGCGCAGGCTGCGGCTGAAAATCAATCTGCTTCTGCTACTCAGGTAAAAATTGACAACTTCAGCTTCACTCCGCAAACGCTCACCGTCACCGCCGGAACTACCGTCACCTGGACGAACGGCGACGATGTGCCGCACAACGTTGTGAGCACAGACAAAGTTTTCAAATCGAAGACCATGGATACGGATGAAAAGTTTTCTTACACGTTTACCAAGCCTGGAACTTACGGTTATTTTTGCTCTATCCATCCCAAGATGACAGCCACAGTTGTTGTGAAGTAG
- a CDS encoding metallophosphoesterase, whose translation MANKVKDEILFDHNNDGIDRRGFLKCMAWAGTGALCVIQGGVLKSYSLGLPSEIPSAMAKGELSFVQISDSHMGFNKPANPDVVATLKAAIDKINALPTPPAFLLHTGDISHLSKPEEFDNVDQILKSASAKDVFYVPGEHDVLGDDGKQYMERYGKDAKGGGWYSFDKKGVHFIGLVNVQNLKAGGLGTLGAEQLEWLESDVKHLSKSTPIVVFAHIPLWTVYPDWGWGTQDSAQALAYLKRFGSVTVLNGHIHQTMQKVEGNVTFHTAMSTAFPQPAPGSAPSPGPMKVPAEQLRNVLGITDVNYIKGKHSLAIIDSSLHDSNG comes from the coding sequence ATGGCTAATAAAGTCAAAGACGAAATCCTGTTTGACCACAACAACGATGGAATTGACCGCCGCGGCTTTTTGAAATGCATGGCCTGGGCGGGCACGGGAGCCCTCTGCGTTATCCAGGGCGGGGTTTTGAAATCCTACAGCCTCGGTCTGCCCTCAGAAATTCCCAGCGCCATGGCCAAGGGAGAATTGAGCTTTGTGCAGATCAGCGACAGCCACATGGGATTCAACAAGCCCGCTAACCCGGATGTAGTGGCCACGCTGAAAGCAGCGATTGACAAGATCAATGCGTTACCTACCCCTCCGGCATTCCTGTTGCATACCGGCGACATCAGCCATCTTTCCAAGCCGGAGGAATTCGACAACGTTGATCAGATCTTGAAATCGGCCAGCGCCAAAGACGTATTTTATGTTCCTGGCGAACACGATGTTCTGGGTGACGACGGCAAGCAATACATGGAGCGCTATGGCAAGGATGCAAAAGGGGGAGGGTGGTACAGCTTCGACAAAAAAGGCGTGCACTTCATTGGTTTGGTCAATGTGCAAAACCTTAAAGCAGGCGGACTTGGCACTCTCGGCGCCGAGCAGCTCGAATGGCTGGAGAGCGATGTAAAACATCTTTCCAAAAGCACACCCATCGTTGTCTTTGCCCATATTCCGCTTTGGACCGTATATCCCGACTGGGGTTGGGGAACTCAGGATAGCGCCCAGGCGCTGGCTTATTTGAAACGCTTCGGCTCGGTCACAGTCCTGAATGGCCACATCCATCAAACCATGCAGAAAGTGGAAGGTAATGTCACTTTCCACACCGCCATGTCCACTGCATTTCCGCAGCCCGCGCCGGGCTCAGCACCTTCTCCTGGTCCGATGAAGGTGCCGGCAGAGCAACTGCGCAATGTGCTCGGTATCACCGATGTGAACTACATCAAAGGGAAACACTCGCTGGCCATTATTGATTCGTCGTTGCACGACTCCAACGGGTAA
- a CDS encoding glycosyl hydrolase family 18 protein, giving the protein MRRISLVVVSLCLLALLLLPVTASAQVPNWQPNTPYAIGALVMFNGVEYKCLQAHTSLVGWEPPNVPALWQPVSGPTPTPTPTPAPTPTPKPTPTPTPKPTPTPAPGPGCFATWSASQVYTGGMTASLNGINYTAAYWTQNQNPATNNGPAGSGQPWASNGSCGGGPTPTPTPTPTPRPTPTPTPTPNPTPTPKPTPTPTPVPGNLPKHLLTGYWQDFNNGATCLRISDVPTTYTIIAVAFANATGTPGAVDFSVDSGLSSCLGGYTDAQFTADIATAHGRGQKVIISVGGQNGAISVSDSGSAANFANSVHALMSRFGFDGVDIDLENGVNATFMSSALHQLASMSPGLIITMAPQTIDMQSPGNAYFQLALNTSSILTIVNMQYYNSGTMLGFDGKVYAQGTEDFETALATIQLQNGLRPDQVGLGLPASGNAAGGGFVVPSVVNSALNCLARGTSCSSFVPPRTYPTIRGAMTWSINWDASTGYNFANTVKSGLDSLP; this is encoded by the coding sequence CGTATGCTATCGGCGCTCTGGTGATGTTTAACGGTGTGGAATACAAATGCCTTCAGGCCCACACCTCGCTGGTGGGCTGGGAGCCTCCGAACGTCCCGGCACTTTGGCAACCAGTCAGCGGACCGACTCCCACGCCAACCCCAACACCGGCTCCGACTCCTACGCCAAAACCAACACCCACGCCGACGCCCAAGCCGACACCTACTCCGGCGCCCGGTCCCGGTTGTTTCGCCACTTGGAGTGCTTCGCAGGTTTACACCGGCGGCATGACCGCCAGTTTGAATGGCATCAATTACACAGCCGCGTATTGGACGCAAAACCAGAATCCGGCAACCAATAACGGCCCGGCAGGCAGCGGACAGCCATGGGCCTCAAATGGCTCGTGCGGAGGAGGACCAACCCCGACTCCTACCCCAACCCCCACGCCGAGACCCACACCAACTCCGACTCCGACGCCAAACCCAACACCGACTCCGAAGCCAACACCAACGCCAACACCGGTGCCAGGCAATCTGCCCAAACATCTGCTCACGGGTTACTGGCAGGATTTCAACAACGGCGCCACATGTCTTCGCATCAGTGATGTGCCTACCACGTACACCATCATTGCAGTGGCATTTGCCAATGCTACGGGAACTCCCGGGGCGGTTGATTTCAGCGTTGATTCCGGGTTGTCATCGTGTCTGGGAGGCTATACCGACGCGCAGTTCACGGCGGATATCGCCACCGCACACGGACGCGGGCAAAAAGTAATCATCTCCGTAGGCGGACAAAACGGCGCCATCAGCGTCTCTGATTCCGGTAGCGCGGCCAACTTCGCCAATAGTGTGCATGCGTTGATGAGCAGATTCGGCTTCGATGGTGTTGATATAGACCTCGAGAACGGGGTGAATGCCACCTTCATGTCGAGCGCTCTGCATCAGCTTGCTTCCATGTCGCCGGGTTTGATCATCACTATGGCGCCCCAGACGATTGATATGCAGTCGCCGGGGAACGCTTACTTCCAGTTGGCATTGAACACCAGCAGCATTCTCACCATTGTCAACATGCAGTATTACAACTCCGGCACCATGCTGGGCTTTGACGGCAAAGTCTATGCCCAAGGAACTGAGGATTTTGAAACCGCTCTGGCAACAATCCAATTGCAGAACGGCTTGCGTCCAGATCAGGTTGGACTCGGCCTGCCGGCATCCGGAAATGCCGCTGGCGGCGGATTTGTCGTACCTTCGGTCGTAAATAGCGCGCTCAACTGCCTGGCGAGAGGGACAAGTTGCAGCTCCTTTGTTCCACCGAGAACGTATCCGACAATTCGCGGTGCGATGACGTGGTCCATTAATTGGGACGCTTCTACCGGCTACAACTTCGCCAATACTGTGAAGTCAGGGTTGGATTCCCTGCCATGA
- a CDS encoding MBL fold metallo-hydrolase: MRRISLLLCALLMTAAAFAGPKKSLDIYSIDVEGGQATLIVSPSGQSMLVDTGFPGFAGRDADRIAAVVKTLGLKQIDYVLITHYHRDHVGGVPQLADRVKIGTFIDHGPAKLDDPDVASADYNSYMGVLPKAQHLVVKPGDKIPLKGVDIKVLAAAGDHISDPLPGAGQPNPFCASEPAAVPDLGENARSVGMLFTYGKFRFIDLGDLTKKKEIELACPNNLIGTVDLYLVTHHGLDLSNAKALVHTLHPKVAIMNNGPHKGGKPAAWQIVHDSPGLEDLWQLHTAVDAGKDHNVPDQFIANLDEKNDAGNYIKVTARPDGSFTIFNSRNNFEKTYKK; encoded by the coding sequence ATGCGCCGAATATCCTTGTTGTTGTGTGCGTTGCTGATGACAGCGGCAGCTTTTGCCGGCCCTAAAAAATCACTTGATATCTACTCGATTGATGTGGAAGGCGGGCAGGCTACGCTCATCGTCAGCCCCTCCGGCCAATCCATGCTGGTGGATACGGGCTTTCCCGGATTTGCCGGGCGCGATGCCGACCGCATTGCTGCTGTCGTCAAAACCCTGGGTCTGAAGCAGATTGATTATGTTCTGATCACGCACTATCACCGCGATCACGTGGGCGGAGTCCCGCAACTTGCCGACCGCGTGAAGATCGGGACCTTCATAGACCACGGACCGGCCAAGCTCGACGATCCCGATGTTGCCAGCGCCGACTACAACTCCTATATGGGCGTCTTACCCAAGGCGCAGCATCTGGTCGTGAAACCCGGCGATAAGATTCCTCTCAAAGGAGTAGATATAAAAGTTCTGGCCGCCGCGGGCGACCACATCAGCGACCCTCTGCCGGGCGCGGGCCAGCCCAATCCGTTCTGCGCATCAGAACCGGCAGCGGTGCCTGATCTGGGTGAGAATGCGCGTTCGGTCGGCATGCTGTTCACCTATGGAAAATTTCGCTTCATTGATCTCGGCGATTTGACGAAAAAGAAAGAGATCGAGTTGGCCTGTCCTAATAACCTGATTGGGACAGTTGATCTTTATCTGGTCACCCACCACGGACTCGACCTCTCGAACGCCAAAGCGCTTGTACACACGCTGCATCCTAAAGTAGCGATCATGAATAATGGTCCGCACAAGGGCGGCAAACCGGCGGCGTGGCAGATTGTCCATGATTCTCCGGGTCTTGAGGACCTGTGGCAGTTGCACACCGCCGTTGATGCAGGCAAAGACCACAATGTCCCCGATCAATTTATCGCCAACCTCGACGAGAAAAATGACGCCGGCAACTACATCAAAGTAACCGCCAGGCCCGATGGCAGTTTTACGATTTTTAATTCCCGTAATAATTTTGAAAAGACATACAAGAAATAA
- a CDS encoding DUF2231 domain-containing protein — protein sequence MHPFDIKSALLAKHAQHVVLIHFPIALLIISVVFDFLALWKPLAQHSRTLAVAAYYNLTAAALSAVPTVVTGLLAWQFQLGGESLKGILRLHMILGILSSLLIWLIWWLHFRAQRRPEQRLPRYRLPIEVLAVALIALTGHLGGFLSGVNGVD from the coding sequence TTGCATCCGTTCGACATAAAATCGGCACTGCTGGCCAAGCACGCGCAACACGTAGTGCTGATTCACTTCCCTATCGCGTTGTTGATCATCAGTGTGGTCTTCGACTTCCTTGCCCTCTGGAAGCCACTCGCCCAGCACAGCCGCACTCTGGCAGTCGCGGCTTACTACAACCTGACGGCGGCGGCGCTCTCCGCTGTACCGACAGTGGTCACGGGTCTGCTGGCATGGCAGTTTCAGCTCGGGGGTGAATCACTCAAGGGAATCTTAAGGCTCCACATGATTTTAGGAATTCTATCCAGCCTGTTGATTTGGCTGATCTGGTGGTTGCACTTCCGTGCACAGCGGAGGCCTGAACAGCGTTTACCTCGGTATCGGCTGCCGATAGAGGTCCTGGCGGTTGCATTGATCGCTTTGACCGGACACTTGGGTGGATTCCTGAGCGGCGTGAACGGTGTGGACTAA